One Pseudomonas sp. FP1742 genomic window carries:
- a CDS encoding amino acid aminotransferase, protein MSLFSAVEMAPRDPILGLNEAFNADTRTNKVNLGVGVYCDEQGRIPLLRAVVEAETIRAAQHVSRGYLPIDGIAAYDQAVQKLLFGNDSPLIAAGRVITTQAVGGTGALKIGADFLKQLLPNAVVAISDPSWENHRALFETAGFPVQNYRYYDAATHDVNRAGLLEDLNALPSGSIVVLHACCHNPTGVDLSPADWKNVLEVVKAKGHVPFLDMAYQGFGDGIDEDAAAVRLFAESDLTFFVSSSFSKSFSLYGERVGALSIVSESKEEGARVLSQVKRVIRTNYSNPPTHGASIVAAVLNSPVLRAQWEEELAEMRLRIRGMRTQMVDLLAKNAPQRDFSFVGRQRGMFSYSGLTVEQVTRLRNEFGIYALDTGRICVAALNQSNIDVVTKAIVQVI, encoded by the coding sequence ATGAGCCTGTTCTCCGCTGTCGAAATGGCACCACGCGATCCAATCCTGGGCCTCAACGAAGCATTCAATGCCGATACCCGTACCAACAAGGTTAACCTGGGGGTCGGTGTTTACTGCGACGAGCAGGGGCGAATTCCACTCCTGCGCGCCGTTGTCGAAGCCGAGACGATTCGCGCCGCTCAACACGTTTCCCGTGGTTACTTGCCGATCGACGGCATCGCTGCCTACGACCAGGCCGTGCAGAAACTGCTGTTCGGCAATGACTCACCGCTGATTGCTGCTGGCCGGGTCATCACCACCCAGGCCGTCGGTGGCACTGGCGCACTGAAAATCGGTGCCGACTTCCTCAAGCAACTGCTGCCGAACGCTGTCGTGGCGATCAGCGATCCGAGCTGGGAAAACCACCGCGCACTGTTCGAAACCGCCGGTTTCCCGGTGCAGAACTATCGCTACTACGACGCCGCCACCCACGACGTTAACCGCGCCGGCCTGCTGGAAGACCTGAACGCCCTGCCGTCCGGCTCCATCGTGGTGCTGCACGCTTGCTGCCATAACCCGACCGGCGTCGACCTGAGCCCGGCAGACTGGAAAAACGTACTGGAAGTGGTGAAAGCCAAAGGTCACGTGCCGTTCCTCGACATGGCCTACCAGGGCTTTGGCGACGGTATCGATGAGGACGCTGCCGCTGTGCGTCTGTTCGCCGAATCGGACCTGACCTTCTTCGTGTCCAGCTCGTTCTCCAAATCTTTCTCGCTGTACGGCGAGCGCGTTGGCGCCCTGTCGATCGTCAGCGAATCGAAAGAAGAAGGCGCACGCGTACTGTCGCAAGTCAAACGCGTGATCCGCACCAACTACTCCAACCCGCCGACCCACGGCGCAAGCATTGTCGCCGCGGTGTTGAATAGCCCGGTACTGCGCGCCCAGTGGGAAGAAGAACTGGCAGAAATGCGTCTGCGGATTCGCGGCATGCGCACCCAGATGGTCGACCTGCTGGCGAAAAACGCTCCACAGCGCGACTTCAGCTTCGTCGGTCGCCAGCGCGGCATGTTCTCCTACTCTGGCCTGACGGTTGAGCAGGTAACCCGCCTGCGCAACGAGTTCGGCATCTACGCCCTGGACACCGGCCGCATCTGCGTTGCCGCGCTGAACCAGAGCAACATCGACGTTGTGACCAAGGCCATCGTTCAGGTGATCTGA
- a CDS encoding integrase arm-type DNA-binding domain-containing protein has protein sequence MSRTTAPLSDAACRSAKPTDRAYKLFDGDGLYLLVQPNGRKGWRLRYVKPDGREGLTSFGNYPIIGLADARRKRLEIKRMLADSIDPIGAKNQAKTQALIKGRTFESVALGWHTEMSAKWAPDYAKTVMSRLKTHLFPLIGARSIVDLDTHDLMRPLEAIKKRGTIDIALRVQNYLQSIMREAKRLRLITVNPAYDLVGSIKASRVVHRPALSLSRLPELQERIDTYKGRALTRLTVLLSLHVFVRSSELRFARWSEFDLKRGIWEIPDTRPALEGVPFSTRGTKMAGDIHLVPLSPQAVALLEQIHVITGKFNLVFAGDTKSWKPMSENTVNSALRKMGYDTKTEICGHGFRSMACSALIESGLWTDTAIERQMSHKERNNVRAAYIHKAEFIEERRLIMNWWSRYLEANQQKHVSPREFANQTGANVTRLKAKRGATE, from the coding sequence ATGTCGCGCACTACTGCTCCACTCTCCGACGCCGCTTGCCGTTCGGCCAAGCCCACAGACCGCGCCTACAAGCTTTTCGACGGCGACGGCCTTTACCTTCTAGTCCAACCCAATGGCCGCAAAGGCTGGCGCCTTAGATACGTCAAACCTGATGGCCGGGAAGGACTGACCTCTTTCGGCAACTACCCCATCATTGGCCTCGCCGATGCGCGCCGCAAGCGCTTGGAGATCAAGCGAATGCTGGCGGATAGCATTGATCCCATAGGAGCCAAGAACCAAGCCAAGACGCAAGCCCTGATCAAAGGCCGCACCTTTGAAAGTGTTGCTCTCGGCTGGCACACGGAAATGTCAGCCAAGTGGGCACCGGACTATGCCAAGACAGTGATGAGTCGCCTCAAAACCCACCTCTTCCCGCTGATCGGCGCCCGATCTATTGTCGACCTAGATACCCACGACCTCATGCGGCCCCTGGAAGCGATCAAGAAGCGTGGAACGATAGACATTGCTTTAAGGGTACAAAACTACTTGCAGAGCATCATGCGCGAGGCAAAGCGCCTCCGGCTTATCACCGTGAACCCTGCGTACGACCTCGTAGGCTCGATCAAAGCCTCACGAGTCGTCCATCGTCCCGCTTTATCCTTATCGCGCTTACCTGAATTGCAGGAACGGATCGACACTTATAAAGGCCGCGCACTTACCCGGCTGACAGTCTTACTCTCGCTGCACGTGTTTGTACGCTCCAGCGAGCTGCGCTTCGCCCGCTGGAGCGAGTTCGACCTCAAGCGTGGCATCTGGGAAATACCCGACACGCGACCAGCGTTGGAAGGCGTACCCTTTTCCACAAGGGGCACGAAGATGGCAGGCGATATCCATCTTGTACCCTTATCGCCGCAAGCGGTCGCCCTGCTCGAGCAGATCCACGTAATCACTGGCAAATTTAACTTGGTGTTCGCAGGCGATACCAAGTCTTGGAAACCAATGTCCGAAAACACGGTGAACAGCGCACTTCGGAAGATGGGGTACGACACCAAAACCGAGATCTGCGGGCATGGGTTTCGTTCGATGGCCTGCAGCGCACTGATCGAGTCGGGTTTGTGGACGGATACAGCCATCGAGCGGCAGATGAGCCACAAGGAACGCAACAACGTCCGCGCCGCTTACATCCACAAGGCCGAGTTCATCGAGGAGCGCAGGCTGATCATGAACTGGTGGAGTCGCTACCTTGAGGCTAATCAGCAGAAGCATGTCAGCCCACGCGAATTCGCCAATCAGACGGGGGCGAATGTCACTCGCCTAAAAGCAAAACGTGGCGCAACCGAGTAA
- the uvrB gene encoding excinuclease ABC subunit UvrB, with amino-acid sequence MSEFQLVTRFEPAGDQPEAIRLMVEGIEAGLAHQTLLGVTGSGKTFSIANVISQIQRPTLVLAPNKTLAAQLYGEFKAFFPNNAVEYFVSYYDYYQPEAYVPSSDTFIEKDASINDHIEQMRLSATKALLERKDTIIVTTVSCIYGLGSPETYLKMVLHVDRGDKLDQRALLRRLADLQYTRNDVDFARATFRVRGDVIDIHPAESDFEAIRIELFDDEVESLSAFDPLTGEVIRKLPRFTFYPKSHYVTPRETLLDAVEGIKVELQERLEYLRSNNKLVEAQRLEQRTRFDLEMIIELGYCNGIENYSRYLSGRASGEAPPTLFDYLPADALLVIDESHVSVPQVGAMYKGDRSRKETLVEYGFRLPSALDNRPMRFDEFESISPQTIFVSATPGNYEAEHAGRVVEQLVRPTGLVDPQIEIRPALTQVDDLLSEITKRVALEERVLVTTLTKRMSEDLTDYLADHGVRVRYLHSDIDTVERVEIIRDLRLGTFDVLVGINLLREGLDMPEVSLVAILDADKEGFLRSERSLIQTIGRAARNLNGRAILYADRITGSMERAIGETERRRDKQIAFNLANGITPKGVFKDVADIMEGATVPGSRSKKRKGMAKAAEESAKYEAELRSPSEISKRIRQLEEKMYQLARDLEFEAAAQLRDEIGKLRERLIAV; translated from the coding sequence ATGTCTGAATTCCAGCTAGTCACCCGCTTCGAGCCCGCCGGCGATCAGCCGGAAGCCATCCGCCTGATGGTCGAGGGCATCGAAGCCGGGCTGGCGCACCAGACGTTGCTCGGTGTGACCGGCTCGGGCAAGACCTTCAGCATCGCCAACGTAATTTCCCAGATACAGCGCCCGACTTTGGTGCTGGCGCCGAACAAAACCCTGGCTGCTCAGTTATACGGCGAGTTCAAGGCGTTCTTCCCGAACAATGCCGTTGAATACTTCGTGTCCTATTACGACTACTACCAGCCCGAAGCGTATGTGCCGTCGTCCGACACCTTCATCGAGAAGGACGCCTCGATCAACGACCACATCGAGCAGATGCGCTTGTCCGCGACTAAAGCGCTGTTGGAGCGCAAGGACACGATCATCGTCACCACGGTGTCGTGCATCTACGGCCTGGGCAGTCCGGAAACCTATCTGAAGATGGTGTTGCACGTGGATCGCGGCGACAAGCTTGATCAGCGTGCACTGCTGCGTCGCCTGGCAGACCTGCAATACACCCGCAACGACGTGGACTTCGCCCGGGCGACTTTCCGGGTGCGCGGCGATGTGATTGATATCCATCCAGCGGAATCCGATTTTGAAGCGATCCGCATCGAACTGTTCGATGACGAGGTGGAGAGCCTGTCCGCCTTCGATCCGCTGACTGGCGAAGTCATCCGCAAGTTGCCGCGCTTCACCTTCTACCCGAAGAGCCACTATGTGACGCCACGGGAAACCCTGCTCGACGCCGTCGAGGGGATCAAGGTCGAGTTGCAGGAGCGTCTGGAATACCTGCGCTCCAACAACAAGCTGGTGGAAGCCCAGCGGCTGGAGCAACGCACCCGTTTCGACCTGGAGATGATTATCGAGCTGGGTTACTGCAACGGTATCGAAAACTACTCGCGCTACCTGTCGGGCCGTGCATCCGGCGAGGCGCCGCCGACCTTGTTCGACTACCTGCCGGCCGACGCCTTGCTGGTGATCGACGAATCCCACGTCAGCGTGCCGCAGGTTGGTGCCATGTATAAGGGCGACCGGTCCCGTAAGGAAACGCTGGTGGAATACGGCTTCCGCCTGCCATCAGCGCTGGATAACCGGCCGATGCGTTTCGACGAGTTTGAAAGCATCAGCCCGCAGACGATCTTTGTTTCGGCCACGCCGGGCAATTACGAGGCCGAACACGCGGGGCGGGTGGTCGAACAACTGGTGCGTCCGACCGGTCTGGTGGACCCGCAAATCGAAATCCGTCCGGCGCTGACTCAGGTCGACGACTTGCTCTCGGAAATCACCAAGCGCGTGGCCCTGGAAGAGCGGGTGCTGGTGACCACGCTGACCAAGCGCATGTCCGAGGATTTGACCGATTACCTGGCTGACCATGGCGTTCGCGTGCGTTACCTGCACTCGGACATCGATACCGTAGAGCGGGTCGAGATCATCCGTGACTTGCGTCTCGGCACCTTCGATGTGCTGGTGGGGATCAACCTGCTGCGTGAAGGCCTGGACATGCCGGAAGTCTCGCTGGTGGCGATTCTCGATGCCGACAAGGAGGGCTTCCTGCGTTCCGAGCGTTCGCTGATCCAGACCATCGGCCGGGCGGCACGCAACCTCAACGGTCGGGCGATTCTGTATGCGGATCGCATTACCGGCTCCATGGAGCGGGCGATCGGCGAAACCGAGCGCCGTCGCGACAAGCAGATCGCCTTCAACCTGGCCAACGGTATTACGCCGAAGGGGGTGTTCAAGGACGTTGCCGACATCATGGAAGGTGCCACCGTGCCTGGCTCGCGTAGCAAAAAGCGCAAAGGCATGGCCAAGGCTGCCGAGGAAAGTGCCAAATACGAGGCCGAACTGCGCTCGCCGAGCGAGATCAGCAAACGCATTCGTCAGCTGGAAGAGAAGATGTACCAGCTCGCGCGCGACCTGGAATTCGAAGCCGCGGCGCAGTTGCGCGACGAAATCGGCAAATTGCGGGAGCGGTTGATCGCGGTTTGA